The Equus quagga isolate Etosha38 chromosome 2, UCLA_HA_Equagga_1.0, whole genome shotgun sequence genome has a window encoding:
- the SEMA6D gene encoding semaphorin-6D isoform X9, which produces MRFFLLCAYMLLLMISQLRAVSFPEDDEPLNTVDYHYSRQYPVFRGRPSGNESQHRLDFQLMLKIRDTLYIAGRDQVYTVNLNEIPKTEVIPSKKLTWRSRQQDRENCAMKGKHKDECHNFIKVFVPRNDEMVFVCGTNAFNPMCRYYRLNTLEYDGEEISGLARCPFDARQTNVALFADGKLYSATVADFLASDAVIYRSMGDGSALRTIKYDSKWIKEPHFLHAIEYGNYVYFFFREIAVEHNNLGKAVYSRVARICKNDMGGSQRVLEKHWTSFLKARLNCSVPGDSFFYFDVLQSITDIIQINGIPTVVGVFTTQLNSIPGSAVCAFSMDDIEKVFKGRFKEQKTPDSVWTAVPEDKVPKPRPGCCAKHGLAEAYKTSIDFPDETLSFIKSHPLMDSAVPPIADEPWFTKTRIRYRLTAIAVDHSAGPYQNYTVIFVGSEAGMVLKVLAKTSPFSLNDSVLLEEIEAYNHAKCNAENEEDRKVISLQLDKDHHALYVAFSSCVIRIPLSRCERYGSCKKSCIASRDPYCGWLSQGICGRVTPGMLVGGYEQDTEYGYTAHLGDCHGVRWEVQSGESNQMVHMNVLITCVFAAFVLGAFIAGVAVYCYRDMFVRKNRKIHKDAESAQSCTDSSGSFAKLNGLFDSPVKEYQQNIDSPKLYSNLLTSRKELPPNGDTKSMVMDHRGQPPELAALPTPESTPVLHQKTLQAMKSHSDKAHGHGASRKETPQFFPSSPPPHSPLSHGHIPSAIVLPNATHDYNTSFSNSNAHKAEKKLQNIDHSLTKSSSKRDHRRSVDSRNTLNDLLKHLNDPNSNPKAIMGDIQMAHQTLMLDPMGPMSEVPPKVPNREASLYSPPSTLPRNSPTKRVDVPTTPGVPMTSLERQRGYHKNSSQRHSISAMPKNLNSPNGVLLSRQPSMNRGGYMPTPTGAKVDYIQGTPVSVHLQPSLSRQSSYTSNGTLPRTGLKRTPSLKPDVPPKPSFVPQTTSVRPLNKYTY; this is translated from the exons ATGAGGTTCTTCCTGCTTTGTGCCTACATGCTGCTCCTGATGATTTCCCAGTTGAGGGCAGTCAGCTTCCCCGAAGACGATGAACCCCTTAATACTGTTGACTATCACT ATTCAAGGCAATATCCGGTTTTTAGAGGACGCCCTTCAGGCAATGAGTCACAGCACAGGCTGGACTTTCAGCTGATGTTGAAAATTCGAGACACACTTTATATTGCTGGCAG GGATCAAGTTTATAcagtaaatttaaatgaaatccCCAAAACAGAAGTCATACCAAGCAAG AAACTGACATGGCGGTCAAGACAACAGGATCGAGAAAACTGTGCCATGAAAGGCAAGCATAAA GATGAATGCCACAACTTTATTAAAGTATTTGTTCCGAGAAACGATGAGATGGTTTTTGTTTGTGGTACCAATGCGTTTAATCCCATGTGTAGATACTATAGG ttgaATACCTTAGAGTATGATGGGGAAGAAATTAGTGGCCTGGCAAGATGCCCATTTGATGCCAGACAAACCAATGTTGCCCTTTTTGCTG ATGGGAAGCTGTATTCTGCCACAGTGGCTGACTTCCTGGCCAGTGATGCTGTTATTTATCGAAGCATGGGCGATGGATCTGCCCTTCGTACAATAAAATATGATTCCAAATGGATAAAAG agCCACACTTTCTTCATGCCATAGAATATGGAAActatgtctatttcttctttcgaGAAATTGCTGTAGAGCACAATAATTTGGGCAAG GCTGTATATTCCCGTGTGGCCCGCATATGTAAAAATGACATGGGTGGCTCCCAGCGGGTCCTGGAGAAACACTGGACTTCATTTCTGAAGGCTCGACTTAACTGTTCTGTCCCCGGAGATTCGTTTTTCTACTTTGATGTCCTGCAGTCCATTACAGACATAATACAAATCAATGGCATCCCCACTGTGGTGGGGGTGTTCACCACCCAGCTCAACAG CATTCCTGGTTCTGCAGTCTGTGCATTTAGCATGGATGACattgaaaaagtattcaaaggacggtttaaagaacagaaaactcCGGATTCTGTGTGGACGGCAGTCCCTGAAGACAAAGTACCAAAGCCAAG GCCTGGGTGTTGTGCAAAGCATGGCCTCGCTGAAGCATATAAAACCTCCATCGATTTCCCGGATGAAACCCTGTCCTTCATCAAGTCCCACCCCCTGATGGACTCCGCCGTCCCACCCATTGCCGACGAGCCCTGGTTCACAAAGACTCGGATCAG GTACAGACTGACGGCCATCGCTGTCGACCATTCTGCTGGACCCTACCAGAACTACACAGTCATCTTTGTTGGCTCAGAAGCTGGCATGGTACTTAAAGTTTTGGCAAAGACCAGTCCTTTCTCTTTGAATGACAGCGTGTTACTGGAAGAGATTGAAGCATACAACCATGCAAA GTGTAATGCTGAGAATGAGGAGGACAGAAAGGTCATCTCGTTACAGTTGGATAAAGATCATCATGCTTTATATGTGGCATTCTCCAGCTGCGTTATTCGCATCCCCCTCAGTCGCTGTGAGCGTTATGGATCATGTAAAAA ATCTTGTATTGCATCTCGGGACCCGTACTGTGGCTGGTTAAGCCAGGGCATCTGTGGCAGAGTAACCCCAGGGATGCT TGTTGGAGGATATGAACAGGACACAGAATATGGCTACACAGCCCATCTAGGGGACTGCCATG GTGTACGATGGGAAGTCCAGTCTGGAGAGTCCAACCAGATGGTCCACATGAATGTCCTCATCACCTGTGTCTTTGCCGCTTTTGTTTTGGGTGCATTCATTGCAGGTGTGGCAGTATACTGCTATCGTGACATGTTTGTTCGGAAAAACAGAAAGATCCATAAAGATGCAGAATCTGCCCAGTCGTGCACAGATTCCAGTGGCAGTTTTGCCAAACTGAATGGTCTCTTTGACAGCCCGGTGAAGGAATATCAGCAGAATATCGATTCTCCCAAATTGTATAGTAACCTGCTGACCAGTCGGAAAGAGCTGCCACCCAATGGAGATACTAAATCCATGGTAATGGACCATCGAGGCCAACCTCCCGAGCTGGCTGCTCTCCCCACACCTGAGTCTACACCTGTGCTTCACCAGAAGACTCTGCAGGCCATGAAGAGCCACTCAGACAAGGCTCACGGCCATGGAGCTTCAAGGAAAGAAACTCCCCAGTTTTTTCCCTCTAGTCCTCCACCACATTCCCCATTAAGTCATGGGCATATCCCCAGTGCCATTGTTCTTCCTAATGCTACCCATGACTACAACACATCTTTCTCAAACTCCAATGCTCACAAAGCTGAGAAGAAGCTTCAAAACATTGACCACTCTCTTACAAAATCATCCAGTAAAAGAGATCACCGGCGTTCTGTCgattccagaaacaccctcaatGATCTCCTGAAGCATCTAAATGACCCAAATAGTAACCCCAAAGCCATCATGGGAGATATCCAAATGGCCCACCAGACCCTCATGCTGGATCCTATGGGACCTATGTCAGAGGTCCCACCCAAGGTCCCTAACCGGGAGGCATCACTATACTCTCCTCCTTCAACTCTCCCCAGAAATAGCCCAACCAAGCGAGTGGACGTCCCCACCACTCCTGGAGTCCCAATGACTTCTCTGGAAAGACAACGGGGATATCACAAAAATTCCTCCCAGAGGCACTCCATATCCGCTATGCCTAAAAACTTAAATTCACCAAATGGTGTTTTGTTATCTAGACAGCCTAGTATGAACCGTGGAGGGTACATGCCCACCCCAACAGGGGCGAAGGTGGACTATATTCAGGGAACACCAGTGAGTGTTCATCTGCAGCCTTCTCTCTCCAGACAGAGCAGCTACACCAGTAATGGCACCCTTCCTAGGACGGGACTAAAGAGGACACCGTCTTTAAAACCTGATGTGCCACCAAAGCCTTCATTTGTTCCTCAAACCACATCTGTCAGACCACTGAACAAATACACTTACTAG
- the SEMA6D gene encoding semaphorin-6D isoform X4 yields the protein MRFFLLCAYMLLLMISQLRAVSFPEDDEPLNTVDYHYSRQYPVFRGRPSGNESQHRLDFQLMLKIRDTLYIAGRDQVYTVNLNEIPKTEVIPSKKLTWRSRQQDRENCAMKGKHKDECHNFIKVFVPRNDEMVFVCGTNAFNPMCRYYRLNTLEYDGEEISGLARCPFDARQTNVALFADGKLYSATVADFLASDAVIYRSMGDGSALRTIKYDSKWIKEPHFLHAIEYGNYVYFFFREIAVEHNNLGKAVYSRVARICKNDMGGSQRVLEKHWTSFLKARLNCSVPGDSFFYFDVLQSITDIIQINGIPTVVGVFTTQLNSIPGSAVCAFSMDDIEKVFKGRFKEQKTPDSVWTAVPEDKVPKPRPGCCAKHGLAEAYKTSIDFPDETLSFIKSHPLMDSAVPPIADEPWFTKTRIRYRLTAIAVDHSAGPYQNYTVIFVGSEAGMVLKVLAKTSPFSLNDSVLLEEIEAYNHAKCNAENEEDRKVISLQLDKDHHALYVAFSSCVIRIPLSRCERYGSCKKSCIASRDPYCGWLSQGICGRVTPGMLLLTEDFFAFHNHSVGGYEQDTEYGYTAHLGDCHDMEVSSSSVTTMASIPEITPKVIDTWRPKLTSSRKFVVQDDPNTSDFTDPLSGIPKGVRWEVQSGESNQMVHMNVLITCVFAAFVLGAFIAGVAVYCYRDMFVRKNRKIHKDAESAQSCTDSSGSFAKLNGLFDSPVKEYQQNIDSPKLYSNLLTSRKELPPNGDTKSMVMDHRGQPPELAALPTPESTPVLHQKTLQAMKSHSDKAHGHGASRKETPQFFPSSPPPHSPLSHGHIPSAIVLPNATHDYNTSFSNSNAHKAEKKLQNIDHSLTKSSSKRDHRRSVDSRNTLNDLLKHLNDPNSNPKAIMGDIQMAHQTLMLDPMGPMSEVPPKVPNREASLYSPPSTLPRNSPTKRVDVPTTPGVPMTSLERQRGYHKNSSQRHSISAMPKNLNSPNGVLLSRQPSMNRGGYMPTPTGAKVDYIQGTPVSVHLQPSLSRQSSYTSNGTLPRTGLKRTPSLKPDVPPKPSFVPQTTSVRPLNKYTY from the exons ATGAGGTTCTTCCTGCTTTGTGCCTACATGCTGCTCCTGATGATTTCCCAGTTGAGGGCAGTCAGCTTCCCCGAAGACGATGAACCCCTTAATACTGTTGACTATCACT ATTCAAGGCAATATCCGGTTTTTAGAGGACGCCCTTCAGGCAATGAGTCACAGCACAGGCTGGACTTTCAGCTGATGTTGAAAATTCGAGACACACTTTATATTGCTGGCAG GGATCAAGTTTATAcagtaaatttaaatgaaatccCCAAAACAGAAGTCATACCAAGCAAG AAACTGACATGGCGGTCAAGACAACAGGATCGAGAAAACTGTGCCATGAAAGGCAAGCATAAA GATGAATGCCACAACTTTATTAAAGTATTTGTTCCGAGAAACGATGAGATGGTTTTTGTTTGTGGTACCAATGCGTTTAATCCCATGTGTAGATACTATAGG ttgaATACCTTAGAGTATGATGGGGAAGAAATTAGTGGCCTGGCAAGATGCCCATTTGATGCCAGACAAACCAATGTTGCCCTTTTTGCTG ATGGGAAGCTGTATTCTGCCACAGTGGCTGACTTCCTGGCCAGTGATGCTGTTATTTATCGAAGCATGGGCGATGGATCTGCCCTTCGTACAATAAAATATGATTCCAAATGGATAAAAG agCCACACTTTCTTCATGCCATAGAATATGGAAActatgtctatttcttctttcgaGAAATTGCTGTAGAGCACAATAATTTGGGCAAG GCTGTATATTCCCGTGTGGCCCGCATATGTAAAAATGACATGGGTGGCTCCCAGCGGGTCCTGGAGAAACACTGGACTTCATTTCTGAAGGCTCGACTTAACTGTTCTGTCCCCGGAGATTCGTTTTTCTACTTTGATGTCCTGCAGTCCATTACAGACATAATACAAATCAATGGCATCCCCACTGTGGTGGGGGTGTTCACCACCCAGCTCAACAG CATTCCTGGTTCTGCAGTCTGTGCATTTAGCATGGATGACattgaaaaagtattcaaaggacggtttaaagaacagaaaactcCGGATTCTGTGTGGACGGCAGTCCCTGAAGACAAAGTACCAAAGCCAAG GCCTGGGTGTTGTGCAAAGCATGGCCTCGCTGAAGCATATAAAACCTCCATCGATTTCCCGGATGAAACCCTGTCCTTCATCAAGTCCCACCCCCTGATGGACTCCGCCGTCCCACCCATTGCCGACGAGCCCTGGTTCACAAAGACTCGGATCAG GTACAGACTGACGGCCATCGCTGTCGACCATTCTGCTGGACCCTACCAGAACTACACAGTCATCTTTGTTGGCTCAGAAGCTGGCATGGTACTTAAAGTTTTGGCAAAGACCAGTCCTTTCTCTTTGAATGACAGCGTGTTACTGGAAGAGATTGAAGCATACAACCATGCAAA GTGTAATGCTGAGAATGAGGAGGACAGAAAGGTCATCTCGTTACAGTTGGATAAAGATCATCATGCTTTATATGTGGCATTCTCCAGCTGCGTTATTCGCATCCCCCTCAGTCGCTGTGAGCGTTATGGATCATGTAAAAA ATCTTGTATTGCATCTCGGGACCCGTACTGTGGCTGGTTAAGCCAGGGCATCTGTGGCAGAGTAACCCCAGGGATGCT GCTGTTAACCGAAGACTTCTTTGCTTTCCATAACCACAGTGTTGGAGGATATGAACAGGACACAGAATATGGCTACACAGCCCATCTAGGGGACTGCCATG ACATGGAGGTATCTTCATCTTCTGTTACCACAATGGCAAGTATCCCAGAAATTACACCTAAAGTGATTGATACCTGGAGACCTAAACTGACGAGCTCCCGGAAATTTGTAGTTCAAGATGACCCAAACACTTCTGATTTTACTGATCCTTTATCAGGTATCCCAAAGG GTGTACGATGGGAAGTCCAGTCTGGAGAGTCCAACCAGATGGTCCACATGAATGTCCTCATCACCTGTGTCTTTGCCGCTTTTGTTTTGGGTGCATTCATTGCAGGTGTGGCAGTATACTGCTATCGTGACATGTTTGTTCGGAAAAACAGAAAGATCCATAAAGATGCAGAATCTGCCCAGTCGTGCACAGATTCCAGTGGCAGTTTTGCCAAACTGAATGGTCTCTTTGACAGCCCGGTGAAGGAATATCAGCAGAATATCGATTCTCCCAAATTGTATAGTAACCTGCTGACCAGTCGGAAAGAGCTGCCACCCAATGGAGATACTAAATCCATGGTAATGGACCATCGAGGCCAACCTCCCGAGCTGGCTGCTCTCCCCACACCTGAGTCTACACCTGTGCTTCACCAGAAGACTCTGCAGGCCATGAAGAGCCACTCAGACAAGGCTCACGGCCATGGAGCTTCAAGGAAAGAAACTCCCCAGTTTTTTCCCTCTAGTCCTCCACCACATTCCCCATTAAGTCATGGGCATATCCCCAGTGCCATTGTTCTTCCTAATGCTACCCATGACTACAACACATCTTTCTCAAACTCCAATGCTCACAAAGCTGAGAAGAAGCTTCAAAACATTGACCACTCTCTTACAAAATCATCCAGTAAAAGAGATCACCGGCGTTCTGTCgattccagaaacaccctcaatGATCTCCTGAAGCATCTAAATGACCCAAATAGTAACCCCAAAGCCATCATGGGAGATATCCAAATGGCCCACCAGACCCTCATGCTGGATCCTATGGGACCTATGTCAGAGGTCCCACCCAAGGTCCCTAACCGGGAGGCATCACTATACTCTCCTCCTTCAACTCTCCCCAGAAATAGCCCAACCAAGCGAGTGGACGTCCCCACCACTCCTGGAGTCCCAATGACTTCTCTGGAAAGACAACGGGGATATCACAAAAATTCCTCCCAGAGGCACTCCATATCCGCTATGCCTAAAAACTTAAATTCACCAAATGGTGTTTTGTTATCTAGACAGCCTAGTATGAACCGTGGAGGGTACATGCCCACCCCAACAGGGGCGAAGGTGGACTATATTCAGGGAACACCAGTGAGTGTTCATCTGCAGCCTTCTCTCTCCAGACAGAGCAGCTACACCAGTAATGGCACCCTTCCTAGGACGGGACTAAAGAGGACACCGTCTTTAAAACCTGATGTGCCACCAAAGCCTTCATTTGTTCCTCAAACCACATCTGTCAGACCACTGAACAAATACACTTACTAG
- the SEMA6D gene encoding semaphorin-6D isoform X6 has translation MRFFLLCAYMLLLMISQLRAVSFPEDDEPLNTVDYHYSRQYPVFRGRPSGNESQHRLDFQLMLKIRDTLYIAGRDQVYTVNLNEIPKTEVIPSKKLTWRSRQQDRENCAMKGKHKDECHNFIKVFVPRNDEMVFVCGTNAFNPMCRYYRLNTLEYDGEEISGLARCPFDARQTNVALFADGKLYSATVADFLASDAVIYRSMGDGSALRTIKYDSKWIKEPHFLHAIEYGNYVYFFFREIAVEHNNLGKAVYSRVARICKNDMGGSQRVLEKHWTSFLKARLNCSVPGDSFFYFDVLQSITDIIQINGIPTVVGVFTTQLNSIPGSAVCAFSMDDIEKVFKGRFKEQKTPDSVWTAVPEDKVPKPRPGCCAKHGLAEAYKTSIDFPDETLSFIKSHPLMDSAVPPIADEPWFTKTRIRYRLTAIAVDHSAGPYQNYTVIFVGSEAGMVLKVLAKTSPFSLNDSVLLEEIEAYNHAKCNAENEEDRKVISLQLDKDHHALYVAFSSCVIRIPLSRCERYGSCKKSCIASRDPYCGWLSQGICGRVTPGMLLLTEDFFAFHNHSVGGYEQDTEYGYTAHLGDCHEILPTSTTPDYKIFGGPTSGVRWEVQSGESNQMVHMNVLITCVFAAFVLGAFIAGVAVYCYRDMFVRKNRKIHKDAESAQSCTDSSGSFAKLNGLFDSPVKEYQQNIDSPKLYSNLLTSRKELPPNGDTKSMVMDHRGQPPELAALPTPESTPVLHQKTLQAMKSHSDKAHGHGASRKETPQFFPSSPPPHSPLSHGHIPSAIVLPNATHDYNTSFSNSNAHKAEKKLQNIDHSLTKSSSKRDHRRSVDSRNTLNDLLKHLNDPNSNPKAIMGDIQMAHQTLMLDPMGPMSEVPPKVPNREASLYSPPSTLPRNSPTKRVDVPTTPGVPMTSLERQRGYHKNSSQRHSISAMPKNLNSPNGVLLSRQPSMNRGGYMPTPTGAKVDYIQGTPVSVHLQPSLSRQSSYTSNGTLPRTGLKRTPSLKPDVPPKPSFVPQTTSVRPLNKYTY, from the exons ATGAGGTTCTTCCTGCTTTGTGCCTACATGCTGCTCCTGATGATTTCCCAGTTGAGGGCAGTCAGCTTCCCCGAAGACGATGAACCCCTTAATACTGTTGACTATCACT ATTCAAGGCAATATCCGGTTTTTAGAGGACGCCCTTCAGGCAATGAGTCACAGCACAGGCTGGACTTTCAGCTGATGTTGAAAATTCGAGACACACTTTATATTGCTGGCAG GGATCAAGTTTATAcagtaaatttaaatgaaatccCCAAAACAGAAGTCATACCAAGCAAG AAACTGACATGGCGGTCAAGACAACAGGATCGAGAAAACTGTGCCATGAAAGGCAAGCATAAA GATGAATGCCACAACTTTATTAAAGTATTTGTTCCGAGAAACGATGAGATGGTTTTTGTTTGTGGTACCAATGCGTTTAATCCCATGTGTAGATACTATAGG ttgaATACCTTAGAGTATGATGGGGAAGAAATTAGTGGCCTGGCAAGATGCCCATTTGATGCCAGACAAACCAATGTTGCCCTTTTTGCTG ATGGGAAGCTGTATTCTGCCACAGTGGCTGACTTCCTGGCCAGTGATGCTGTTATTTATCGAAGCATGGGCGATGGATCTGCCCTTCGTACAATAAAATATGATTCCAAATGGATAAAAG agCCACACTTTCTTCATGCCATAGAATATGGAAActatgtctatttcttctttcgaGAAATTGCTGTAGAGCACAATAATTTGGGCAAG GCTGTATATTCCCGTGTGGCCCGCATATGTAAAAATGACATGGGTGGCTCCCAGCGGGTCCTGGAGAAACACTGGACTTCATTTCTGAAGGCTCGACTTAACTGTTCTGTCCCCGGAGATTCGTTTTTCTACTTTGATGTCCTGCAGTCCATTACAGACATAATACAAATCAATGGCATCCCCACTGTGGTGGGGGTGTTCACCACCCAGCTCAACAG CATTCCTGGTTCTGCAGTCTGTGCATTTAGCATGGATGACattgaaaaagtattcaaaggacggtttaaagaacagaaaactcCGGATTCTGTGTGGACGGCAGTCCCTGAAGACAAAGTACCAAAGCCAAG GCCTGGGTGTTGTGCAAAGCATGGCCTCGCTGAAGCATATAAAACCTCCATCGATTTCCCGGATGAAACCCTGTCCTTCATCAAGTCCCACCCCCTGATGGACTCCGCCGTCCCACCCATTGCCGACGAGCCCTGGTTCACAAAGACTCGGATCAG GTACAGACTGACGGCCATCGCTGTCGACCATTCTGCTGGACCCTACCAGAACTACACAGTCATCTTTGTTGGCTCAGAAGCTGGCATGGTACTTAAAGTTTTGGCAAAGACCAGTCCTTTCTCTTTGAATGACAGCGTGTTACTGGAAGAGATTGAAGCATACAACCATGCAAA GTGTAATGCTGAGAATGAGGAGGACAGAAAGGTCATCTCGTTACAGTTGGATAAAGATCATCATGCTTTATATGTGGCATTCTCCAGCTGCGTTATTCGCATCCCCCTCAGTCGCTGTGAGCGTTATGGATCATGTAAAAA ATCTTGTATTGCATCTCGGGACCCGTACTGTGGCTGGTTAAGCCAGGGCATCTGTGGCAGAGTAACCCCAGGGATGCT GCTGTTAACCGAAGACTTCTTTGCTTTCCATAACCACAGTGTTGGAGGATATGAACAGGACACAGAATATGGCTACACAGCCCATCTAGGGGACTGCCATG aaattttgccTACTTCAACTACACCAGATTACAAAATATTTGGCGGTCCAACATCtg GTGTACGATGGGAAGTCCAGTCTGGAGAGTCCAACCAGATGGTCCACATGAATGTCCTCATCACCTGTGTCTTTGCCGCTTTTGTTTTGGGTGCATTCATTGCAGGTGTGGCAGTATACTGCTATCGTGACATGTTTGTTCGGAAAAACAGAAAGATCCATAAAGATGCAGAATCTGCCCAGTCGTGCACAGATTCCAGTGGCAGTTTTGCCAAACTGAATGGTCTCTTTGACAGCCCGGTGAAGGAATATCAGCAGAATATCGATTCTCCCAAATTGTATAGTAACCTGCTGACCAGTCGGAAAGAGCTGCCACCCAATGGAGATACTAAATCCATGGTAATGGACCATCGAGGCCAACCTCCCGAGCTGGCTGCTCTCCCCACACCTGAGTCTACACCTGTGCTTCACCAGAAGACTCTGCAGGCCATGAAGAGCCACTCAGACAAGGCTCACGGCCATGGAGCTTCAAGGAAAGAAACTCCCCAGTTTTTTCCCTCTAGTCCTCCACCACATTCCCCATTAAGTCATGGGCATATCCCCAGTGCCATTGTTCTTCCTAATGCTACCCATGACTACAACACATCTTTCTCAAACTCCAATGCTCACAAAGCTGAGAAGAAGCTTCAAAACATTGACCACTCTCTTACAAAATCATCCAGTAAAAGAGATCACCGGCGTTCTGTCgattccagaaacaccctcaatGATCTCCTGAAGCATCTAAATGACCCAAATAGTAACCCCAAAGCCATCATGGGAGATATCCAAATGGCCCACCAGACCCTCATGCTGGATCCTATGGGACCTATGTCAGAGGTCCCACCCAAGGTCCCTAACCGGGAGGCATCACTATACTCTCCTCCTTCAACTCTCCCCAGAAATAGCCCAACCAAGCGAGTGGACGTCCCCACCACTCCTGGAGTCCCAATGACTTCTCTGGAAAGACAACGGGGATATCACAAAAATTCCTCCCAGAGGCACTCCATATCCGCTATGCCTAAAAACTTAAATTCACCAAATGGTGTTTTGTTATCTAGACAGCCTAGTATGAACCGTGGAGGGTACATGCCCACCCCAACAGGGGCGAAGGTGGACTATATTCAGGGAACACCAGTGAGTGTTCATCTGCAGCCTTCTCTCTCCAGACAGAGCAGCTACACCAGTAATGGCACCCTTCCTAGGACGGGACTAAAGAGGACACCGTCTTTAAAACCTGATGTGCCACCAAAGCCTTCATTTGTTCCTCAAACCACATCTGTCAGACCACTGAACAAATACACTTACTAG